A window of the Vibrio pomeroyi genome harbors these coding sequences:
- a CDS encoding aminoacyl-tRNA deacylase, with protein sequence METLITQWLDQQQVGYRLLMQSKPTTSIEETAQERGIDASQMVKCILLKDMGNQYALACTTGDRSVDPKKVRSVLNCRRMTCVPLTDVESITGFKVGCVGPLALKRHMPIIFDPSIQSNSTVTISSGDRMAGVALDLEDLMALCAPIVAEISR encoded by the coding sequence GTGGAAACACTGATTACACAATGGCTGGATCAACAGCAGGTGGGCTACCGCCTGCTGATGCAAAGCAAACCTACCACCAGCATCGAAGAAACCGCGCAAGAACGAGGCATCGACGCCTCTCAAATGGTTAAGTGCATCTTGCTCAAGGATATGGGCAACCAATATGCGTTGGCCTGTACAACTGGCGATCGCTCAGTCGACCCCAAGAAAGTGCGCTCGGTGTTGAATTGCCGCCGCATGACCTGCGTACCACTCACCGATGTGGAATCCATCACCGGCTTTAAGGTTGGTTGTGTCGGTCCGCTTGCTCTAAAGAGGCACATGCCGATCATTTTTGATCCTTCCATTCAGAGTAACTCAACCGTGACCATTAGTTCTGGTGATCGAATGGCAGGCGTTGCACTTGATCTCGAGGATCTTATGGCGTTATGCGCGCCAATCGTTGCAGAGATCAGTCGATGA
- a CDS encoding oxidative stress defense protein has protein sequence MKFAPKMLATSITLTAALSAVSFPSLADSPSFPHISTTGYGEVIATPDMATFSVRVVESTMTAEQAKNTVDKVVTGFLNKLHQAGVEEASVHSSNLYLSPQYHYPKDGKPELVGYRASRNVTVQVNELANLNEYMDIAIGEGINQIDNIQLQVRDQAKYQEQARLEAIKDARSKAKSLASGFERELGDVWRVDYNAQSSQPVLMRSMAMDARTESNSYEDSTITIRDRVNVIYQIEE, from the coding sequence ATGAAGTTTGCACCAAAGATGTTAGCAACGTCTATTACTCTTACTGCAGCGTTGAGTGCTGTGAGTTTTCCATCATTGGCTGACTCTCCATCCTTCCCGCATATTTCAACGACGGGTTACGGTGAAGTGATCGCAACACCAGATATGGCGACATTCTCTGTTAGAGTCGTGGAATCGACGATGACTGCTGAACAAGCTAAAAATACCGTAGATAAAGTAGTGACTGGCTTCCTCAATAAACTGCATCAAGCCGGTGTAGAAGAGGCGAGCGTACACAGTTCTAACCTGTATCTATCTCCTCAATACCATTATCCAAAAGATGGCAAACCAGAATTGGTAGGCTACCGCGCTTCACGTAATGTGACCGTTCAAGTGAACGAGCTAGCTAATCTCAATGAGTACATGGATATTGCGATTGGAGAGGGCATTAATCAGATCGACAACATTCAGCTTCAAGTTCGTGATCAAGCTAAGTATCAAGAGCAAGCGCGTTTAGAAGCCATCAAGGATGCGCGATCGAAAGCGAAATCATTAGCGAGTGGTTTTGAGCGTGAGCTAGGTGATGTTTGGCGTGTTGATTACAACGCACAATCTTCTCAGCCTGTGCTAATGCGTTCAATGGCGATGGATGCGAGAACTGAATCGAACTCTTATGAAGACTCAACGATCACCATTCGAGATCGCGTTAATGTGATCTACCAGATCGAAGAGTAA
- the rpiA gene encoding ribose-5-phosphate isomerase RpiA, with the protein MTQDEMKKAAGWAALQYVEEGSIVGVGTGSTVNHFIDALGTMKDKIKGAVSSSVASTQRLEELEIKVYECNDVAKLDIYVDGADEINPTRDMIKGGGAALTREKIVAAISDKFVCIVDGTKAVDVLGKFPLPVEVIPMARSYVARELVKLGGDPVYREGCTTDNGNMILDVYGMAIENPKQLEDIINGIAGVVTVGLFAHRGADVVITGTPEGAKIEE; encoded by the coding sequence ATGACTCAAGATGAAATGAAAAAAGCAGCTGGCTGGGCAGCACTTCAATATGTTGAAGAAGGCAGCATTGTAGGTGTAGGTACTGGCTCTACAGTAAATCACTTCATCGACGCACTAGGCACAATGAAAGACAAAATCAAAGGTGCGGTTTCAAGCTCTGTTGCTTCAACGCAACGACTAGAAGAGCTAGAGATCAAAGTGTATGAGTGTAACGATGTCGCTAAGCTAGACATCTATGTTGATGGCGCAGATGAAATCAACCCAACTCGCGACATGATCAAAGGCGGCGGTGCTGCTCTGACTCGTGAAAAAATCGTAGCGGCTATCTCTGATAAGTTTGTGTGTATTGTTGACGGCACTAAAGCAGTCGATGTGTTGGGTAAATTCCCACTGCCTGTTGAAGTGATTCCAATGGCGCGTTCATACGTTGCACGTGAGCTAGTAAAGCTTGGTGGTGACCCAGTTTACCGCGAAGGTTGCACAACCGATAACGGCAACATGATCCTAGACGTGTACGGCATGGCGATCGAAAACCCGAAACAACTAGAAGATATCATCAATGGTATCGCTGGTGTGGTAACGGTTGGTCTGTTCGCTCACCGTGGTGCTGATGTAGTTATCACTGGCACACCAGAAGGTGCAAAAATCGAAGAATAA
- a CDS encoding FAD-dependent 2-octaprenylphenol hydroxylase yields MMQSVDIAIVGGGMVGLALAAALKDSDLRIAVIEGKAPSEGLNELPDVRVSALSRSSEVILRNLDAWQGIEQRRAAPYQAMEVWEQDSFARIEFDSTRLAQPNLGHIVENRVIQLALLDQVKKQDNVSLYMPATCKTMAIGESEAWLTLDNGQALTAKLVVGADGANSWVRKQQDIPLTHWDYGHSAIVANIKTTEPHHSVARQIFTPQGPLAFLPMQPSNMSSIVWSTEPNRAENLVSMSDAEFNKQLTAEFDSKLGLCEVVGDRFAFPLRMRYARDFAVDRVALVGDAAHTIHPLAGQGVNLGLLDAASLAQELLKLWAAGEDIGTKRNLRGYERWRKAEAAKMIASMQGFKDLFEGDNPAKKLIRGIGMKLAGQLPGAKDEIMKRALGLAGNLPDLAKRPVTHR; encoded by the coding sequence ATGATGCAAAGTGTTGATATCGCGATTGTTGGTGGTGGAATGGTTGGCCTAGCGCTCGCGGCTGCATTGAAAGACAGCGATCTAAGAATTGCCGTAATAGAGGGTAAAGCACCTAGCGAAGGTCTGAATGAATTACCGGATGTTCGTGTGTCGGCATTGAGCCGCTCTAGTGAGGTGATTCTGCGTAATCTAGACGCATGGCAAGGCATTGAACAAAGACGTGCTGCACCGTATCAAGCGATGGAAGTGTGGGAGCAAGATAGCTTTGCCCGTATTGAGTTTGACTCAACACGTTTGGCACAGCCTAATCTAGGTCATATTGTTGAGAATCGTGTGATTCAATTAGCGTTGCTTGATCAGGTTAAGAAACAAGACAATGTTAGCCTCTACATGCCTGCGACATGCAAAACAATGGCAATTGGAGAGAGCGAAGCGTGGCTAACTCTAGACAATGGCCAAGCACTGACCGCTAAGCTAGTTGTCGGTGCGGATGGCGCAAATTCTTGGGTTCGTAAGCAGCAAGATATCCCATTAACACATTGGGATTACGGGCACAGTGCAATTGTCGCGAACATCAAAACCACAGAGCCGCACCACAGCGTTGCGCGTCAAATATTCACACCTCAAGGTCCACTGGCATTCTTACCAATGCAGCCGAGCAACATGAGCTCGATTGTATGGTCTACTGAGCCTAATCGTGCCGAGAATCTCGTATCTATGTCGGATGCTGAATTCAATAAGCAGTTAACGGCAGAGTTCGATTCAAAGCTTGGGTTGTGCGAAGTCGTCGGTGATCGTTTTGCCTTCCCACTGCGCATGCGATACGCACGAGACTTTGCTGTTGATCGTGTGGCTTTGGTGGGTGATGCTGCCCACACCATTCACCCGCTAGCAGGGCAGGGCGTGAACCTTGGCCTATTAGATGCTGCAAGTTTAGCGCAGGAGCTGTTAAAGCTTTGGGCTGCTGGTGAAGACATTGGCACCAAGCGTAACCTACGTGGTTATGAGCGCTGGAGAAAGGCAGAAGCGGCGAAAATGATTGCTTCAATGCAGGGCTTTAAAGATCTGTTTGAAGGCGACAATCCGGCTAAGAAGCTGATTCGTGGCATTGGTATGAAGCTTGCGGGTCAACTACCTGGTGCGAAAGATGAAATCATGAAGCGAGCACTTGGCCTTGCGGGCAACCTGCCTGATTTAGCAAAGCGCCCTGTGACTCATCGTTAG
- a CDS encoding DUF1107 domain-containing protein: MRLFKRYTPSMIAKHVSRLFKGRIYIYGVGKFEFDNGKLVLPDRAEKRHFQTVKEINSEIMKLRCAYA; the protein is encoded by the coding sequence ATGAGACTGTTTAAGCGCTATACACCGAGTATGATTGCTAAACATGTAAGTCGACTTTTCAAAGGACGAATCTACATTTACGGCGTAGGGAAATTTGAGTTTGATAACGGCAAGCTAGTCCTGCCAGATCGAGCAGAGAAGCGCCACTTTCAAACAGTGAAAGAAATAAATAGTGAAATCATGAAACTGCGCTGTGCTTACGCATAA
- the ygfZ gene encoding tRNA-modifying protein YgfZ, protein MDWKNTFQPHAHTQNDSLPELMMTHVSDWSAITMVGDDKKSYLQGQVTCDVVTLPNDESTLGAHCDAKGKVWSIFRLFHHNGGYALMQPKSAIEVELVEIKKYAVFSKVDIEQTSDVVIGVMGASANQYIDSISESQGNVRAISGGTAVQVADNRWALLVTEEAAEALVSNTAAEKVSEALWQYHEIIDAQPNLSKAEQNEHIPQALNLQAIGGISFSKGCYTGQETVARAKYRGMNKREMRIVSGTTADVLSLENPIELERSVGENWRGAGRLLNVYQFADNQAIGLMVLPNNLDDDVQLRLTAQPDQTWNILPLPYSLEDE, encoded by the coding sequence ATGGATTGGAAAAACACATTTCAGCCGCACGCTCATACGCAAAATGACTCGCTTCCAGAACTGATGATGACACACGTATCAGATTGGAGCGCAATTACCATGGTAGGCGATGACAAAAAATCGTACCTGCAAGGTCAAGTAACGTGCGACGTCGTGACTCTTCCTAATGATGAATCGACATTAGGTGCACACTGTGATGCAAAAGGAAAGGTATGGAGTATCTTTCGTTTGTTCCACCACAACGGTGGCTACGCACTCATGCAACCTAAATCTGCGATTGAAGTCGAGCTCGTTGAAATCAAGAAATACGCGGTGTTCTCTAAGGTCGATATCGAGCAAACGTCGGACGTTGTTATCGGTGTGATGGGTGCATCTGCTAATCAATACATTGATTCTATTTCAGAAAGCCAAGGCAATGTACGTGCAATCTCTGGCGGTACAGCCGTTCAAGTTGCAGATAACCGCTGGGCTCTACTTGTGACAGAAGAAGCCGCTGAAGCCTTGGTGTCAAACACCGCTGCGGAAAAAGTATCAGAAGCGTTATGGCAGTATCATGAAATTATTGATGCTCAGCCTAACCTATCAAAAGCAGAGCAAAACGAGCACATCCCTCAAGCGCTTAACCTACAAGCAATCGGCGGTATCAGCTTTTCAAAAGGTTGTTACACAGGTCAAGAAACGGTTGCTCGTGCTAAGTACCGCGGCATGAACAAGCGTGAGATGCGCATTGTGTCGGGCACAACTGCGGACGTACTGTCTCTAGAGAACCCTATTGAACTAGAGCGTAGTGTGGGTGAGAACTGGCGTGGTGCTGGCCGACTATTAAACGTATATCAATTTGCTGATAACCAAGCGATTGGTTTGATGGTGTTGCCAAACAACCTTGATGACGATGTTCAACTTCGATTGACTGCTCAGCCTGATCAAACATGGAATATCCTGCCACTGCCTTACAGCCTCGAAGACGAGTAA
- the ubiH gene encoding 2-octaprenyl-6-methoxyphenyl hydroxylase, with the protein MAQYDVVIAGGAMAGATLALALNHLSQGSLSIVVVEPYQVDHQAHPGFDSRSIALSYGTVQILDSLHLWQSIAPVATPIKDIHVSDRGHAGMTDIYSEELAVDALGYVVELADVGRIYQQKLESEAAITMLCPDSVAKVERSESLTTIDLNSGQTVTTKLLVAADGAISTCCQQLNISLSEHDFEQVAVIANIVASEPHQGRAFERFTHHGPVALLPMSDNRLSLVWCLPPEQADKVMAFNDDEFLEQLQSDFGWRLGRLEKVGKRASYPLILRHRKQNISHRFAIVGNAAQTLHPIAGQGFNLGIRDVASLAEELCTQLDDVGRYTGLVNFRKRREQDRGATITLTSSLVHLFSNDFLTARIGRNLGLAVMDNLPPLKGPLLRHTLGLVER; encoded by the coding sequence ATGGCTCAATATGATGTTGTAATTGCTGGTGGCGCAATGGCAGGGGCAACTCTAGCCCTTGCTCTGAATCACCTAAGCCAAGGTTCGTTGTCGATTGTGGTCGTTGAGCCTTATCAGGTTGATCATCAAGCTCACCCTGGGTTTGATTCTCGTTCGATCGCATTGTCTTACGGCACGGTACAGATCCTTGATTCATTGCACTTGTGGCAATCTATCGCTCCAGTCGCTACCCCGATTAAAGATATTCATGTATCGGATCGTGGGCATGCTGGGATGACGGATATCTACAGTGAAGAATTGGCTGTAGATGCGCTTGGCTATGTGGTCGAGTTAGCGGATGTTGGTCGAATCTATCAGCAGAAGCTGGAATCAGAAGCGGCAATTACGATGCTGTGTCCTGACTCGGTAGCGAAAGTCGAACGAAGTGAGTCACTGACGACCATTGACCTCAACAGTGGACAAACCGTCACAACTAAGTTGCTGGTTGCGGCTGACGGTGCAATCTCAACCTGCTGCCAGCAACTCAATATCTCATTGAGTGAGCATGACTTTGAACAGGTCGCTGTGATTGCCAATATCGTGGCGAGCGAACCTCATCAAGGTCGAGCGTTTGAGCGTTTTACTCATCATGGGCCTGTTGCTCTACTACCGATGAGCGATAACCGTTTGTCTCTGGTTTGGTGTTTGCCGCCGGAGCAAGCGGATAAAGTTATGGCTTTCAACGACGACGAATTCCTTGAACAGCTTCAGAGCGATTTTGGTTGGCGATTAGGTCGACTAGAAAAGGTTGGTAAGCGTGCGAGCTACCCACTGATTCTTCGTCATCGTAAGCAAAATATCTCTCATCGATTCGCGATTGTAGGCAACGCCGCTCAAACCCTTCACCCAATTGCAGGGCAAGGTTTTAATCTCGGTATTCGTGATGTGGCCTCTCTAGCGGAAGAATTGTGTACTCAGTTGGATGATGTCGGTCGTTACACTGGTCTTGTTAACTTTAGAAAACGTAGAGAACAAGACAGAGGTGCGACGATTACACTGACTTCAAGCCTCGTTCATCTGTTCTCAAACGATTTTTTGACTGCTCGTATCGGGCGTAATCTTGGGTTAGCCGTTATGGATAACCTTCCACCACTTAAAGGTCCACTTTTGCGTCATACGCTTGGCCTAGTAGAAAGATAA
- a CDS encoding protein YgfX, with protein MHQWLIKLSHTTSARFVKLQLNPSYFALFAKGTVFGCLLFFIVLSSIPLVVSLYCLALLIHLLQTNHLILNSAHGRFDYKEDGEIRLNDRRYILKSVDKIWAQFFIKLQFECGHSVLLWRDSCCDREYRHFLANLQRTG; from the coding sequence ATGCATCAATGGTTGATAAAATTGTCGCACACAACCTCAGCAAGGTTCGTTAAGCTCCAGCTTAACCCTTCATATTTCGCATTATTTGCAAAAGGCACTGTTTTCGGCTGCCTTTTGTTTTTCATCGTCCTGTCTTCTATCCCACTTGTTGTCAGCCTTTATTGCTTGGCACTGCTGATTCATCTGCTTCAAACCAACCATCTGATTTTGAATAGTGCCCATGGCCGTTTTGACTATAAAGAGGATGGTGAGATTCGATTGAATGACCGACGCTATATTCTAAAATCCGTGGATAAGATCTGGGCGCAATTCTTTATTAAATTGCAGTTTGAGTGTGGACACTCAGTCTTGTTGTGGCGGGATAGTTGTTGTGATCGTGAATATCGACATTTCTTGGCGAACCTGCAACGAACAGGTTAG
- the serA gene encoding phosphoglycerate dehydrogenase, whose translation MAKVSLEKEKIKILLLEGLHPSSVEVLQAAGYTNIEYHKGSLPEDELLEAVKDAHFIGIRSRTNISQEVIDAAEKLVAVGCFCIGTNQVNLQAAAKRGIPVFNAPFSNTRSVAELVLGQVLLLLRGIPEKNALAHRGIWKKSADNSYEARGKRLGIIGYGHIGTQLGIIAENLGMRVYFYDIENKLSLGNATQVHTMTELLNKCDVISLHVPETNETKNMMGKEEFERMKPGSIFINAARGTVVDIPALCGALDSGHLAGAAIDVFPTEPKTNADPFESPLMQFDNVILTPHVGGSTQEAQENIGVEVAGKLAKYSDNGSTLSSVNFPEVSLPLHTGTSRLLHIHENRPGILTQINTIFAEEGINIAGQYLQTAADMGYVVIDVEADRSEEALLKLKEIEGTIRARLLH comes from the coding sequence ATGGCCAAAGTTTCACTGGAAAAAGAAAAAATAAAAATTCTACTTCTAGAAGGTCTTCACCCTTCTTCTGTAGAAGTACTGCAAGCTGCTGGTTACACAAATATTGAGTACCACAAAGGCTCGCTACCGGAAGATGAACTTCTTGAAGCAGTTAAAGATGCTCACTTCATTGGTATCCGTTCTCGCACAAACATCTCCCAAGAAGTAATTGATGCGGCTGAAAAACTGGTTGCCGTTGGTTGTTTCTGTATTGGTACTAACCAAGTCAACCTTCAAGCAGCAGCAAAGCGCGGCATCCCTGTGTTCAACGCACCGTTCTCAAATACTCGAAGTGTTGCTGAGCTGGTTCTTGGTCAGGTTCTATTGCTACTTCGTGGCATTCCAGAAAAGAACGCTCTTGCGCACCGTGGTATTTGGAAAAAGAGTGCAGACAACTCTTACGAGGCTCGTGGTAAGCGTTTAGGTATTATTGGTTACGGTCACATTGGTACTCAGCTGGGTATTATTGCGGAAAACCTTGGTATGCGCGTTTACTTCTACGACATCGAAAACAAGCTGTCTTTGGGTAACGCAACGCAAGTTCACACCATGACTGAACTGTTGAACAAGTGTGATGTGATCTCTTTGCACGTCCCTGAAACCAACGAAACTAAGAACATGATGGGTAAAGAAGAGTTCGAGCGCATGAAGCCTGGTTCTATCTTTATCAACGCAGCGCGTGGCACAGTGGTAGACATTCCAGCTCTGTGTGGCGCTCTAGATTCTGGTCACCTTGCAGGTGCAGCGATCGACGTTTTTCCAACTGAACCAAAAACCAATGCAGACCCATTTGAGTCTCCATTAATGCAGTTCGACAACGTGATTCTTACGCCTCACGTAGGTGGTTCAACTCAGGAAGCGCAAGAGAATATCGGTGTTGAAGTGGCTGGCAAGCTAGCGAAATACTCAGATAACGGTTCTACGTTATCAAGTGTTAACTTCCCAGAGGTATCTCTACCGCTACACACGGGCACGTCTCGTTTGCTACACATTCACGAAAACCGCCCAGGTATCCTAACTCAGATCAACACCATCTTCGCTGAAGAAGGCATCAACATCGCGGGTCAGTATCTACAGACTGCGGCTGATATGGGTTATGTAGTTATCGATGTAGAAGCGGATCGTTCAGAAGAAGCACTGCTTAAACTGAAAGAGATCGAAGGCACAATCCGTGCTCGTCTACTTCACTAA
- a CDS encoding YecA/YgfB family protein — MSETTLPDYLTVATELQSASLAVTPAEMHGLLTGMLSGGLNLADKSWQPLIFDYTNEGMGWPDRALTLAEATLKVTTSEITGSGMELSMLLPDEDASASVFDLADGVSDWINHFISGLGLVGAQLNKASEGTKEALADLEEMAKLGIDEEDDLEEQAQLLEHVIEHVKACALTIHAEFGARPSEDAAPTIH; from the coding sequence ATGAGCGAAACTACTTTACCTGACTACCTAACGGTTGCGACTGAACTTCAATCGGCAAGTCTAGCCGTAACCCCTGCTGAGATGCATGGTTTATTAACGGGTATGTTAAGCGGAGGCTTAAACCTTGCAGATAAAAGCTGGCAACCATTGATCTTCGATTACACCAATGAAGGTATGGGCTGGCCAGATCGCGCGCTAACGCTAGCGGAAGCAACACTGAAAGTCACAACTAGCGAAATCACAGGCTCAGGCATGGAACTGTCTATGTTACTGCCGGATGAAGATGCAAGCGCGAGCGTGTTTGATCTTGCTGATGGTGTATCTGATTGGATTAACCATTTCATCTCTGGTTTAGGTCTTGTTGGCGCTCAATTGAACAAAGCGTCTGAAGGCACGAAAGAAGCATTGGCTGATCTTGAAGAGATGGCGAAGCTAGGCATTGACGAAGAAGATGATCTGGAAGAGCAAGCACAACTTCTAGAACACGTTATTGAGCATGTAAAAGCGTGTGCATTAACGATTCATGCTGAATTTGGTGCACGCCCATCAGAAGATGCGGCTCCAACTATTCACTAA
- a CDS encoding LysR family transcriptional regulator ArgP, protein MRGLDYKWIEALDAVVKQRSFERAAEQLYISQSAVSQRIKQLEKWLAQPALVRENPPRPTPAGKKLLGLYRRVRLLEHELVPELMNEDSVQPLSISIATNADSLATWLLPALSDVMKSRQVELNLAIHGEARTIDKIKSGEVAGAISLESQPIPGCSADYLGRMDYVCVASPDFHQRYFSEGVNYATLSKAPAVSYDQYDDLHKKFLHDHFNVPRDSVINHTVGSSEAFVRLALSGVAYCLIPRLQIIDELESGVLIDITPGFLLSYRIYWHHWQLESGVLKEISQAILGFAHNHLPQ, encoded by the coding sequence ATGCGTGGATTGGATTATAAGTGGATAGAAGCACTGGATGCTGTGGTGAAACAACGCAGCTTTGAAAGGGCTGCGGAGCAGTTATATATCTCCCAGTCTGCGGTGTCTCAACGCATCAAACAGCTAGAAAAGTGGTTAGCTCAACCTGCTTTGGTGAGAGAAAACCCGCCTAGGCCGACTCCTGCTGGTAAAAAGTTATTGGGTTTGTATCGCCGGGTTCGTTTGTTAGAGCATGAACTGGTGCCTGAGTTGATGAATGAAGATAGTGTGCAACCTTTATCAATATCTATTGCCACCAATGCTGATAGCTTAGCGACATGGCTGTTACCAGCATTATCGGATGTGATGAAGTCTCGCCAAGTGGAACTGAACCTCGCGATTCATGGCGAGGCGAGAACCATTGATAAGATAAAAAGTGGTGAGGTTGCTGGCGCAATCAGTTTAGAGTCTCAACCTATCCCCGGTTGCAGTGCTGACTATCTTGGCAGGATGGATTATGTGTGTGTGGCGAGCCCTGACTTCCATCAGCGCTATTTTTCTGAGGGCGTAAACTACGCCACATTAAGTAAGGCACCGGCGGTTTCTTATGACCAATACGATGATCTGCATAAGAAGTTTCTGCACGATCACTTTAACGTACCAAGGGACAGCGTAATCAATCACACAGTCGGCAGCTCGGAAGCATTTGTGCGTTTAGCGTTGTCAGGTGTTGCTTATTGCTTGATCCCTCGGTTGCAGATCATCGATGAGCTAGAGTCCGGTGTATTGATCGATATTACGCCCGGTTTTTTGTTGTCTTATCGTATCTATTGGCACCACTGGCAGCTTGAAAGTGGGGTACTCAAAGAGATATCTCAAGCGATATTAGGGTTTGCTCACAACCACTTACCTCAGTAA
- a CDS encoding FAD assembly factor SdhE, giving the protein MYTAEQKARIKWGCRRGMLELDVVIMPFFEECFDSLQEQEQREFVSLLECDDPDLFTWVMGHGRSENLGHASMVDKIVAHNLSKVR; this is encoded by the coding sequence ATGTACACTGCAGAGCAGAAAGCACGAATTAAATGGGGTTGCCGTCGCGGCATGTTAGAACTTGATGTAGTCATCATGCCATTTTTCGAAGAGTGTTTTGATTCATTGCAAGAGCAGGAACAGCGCGAGTTTGTTTCTCTACTAGAGTGTGATGACCCAGATTTGTTTACTTGGGTGATGGGACACGGACGCAGTGAAAATCTAGGCCATGCATCAATGGTTGATAAAATTGTCGCACACAACCTCAGCAAGGTTCGTTAA
- a CDS encoding 5-formyltetrahydrofolate cyclo-ligase, translated as MKTLTRSEFRKQIRIKRNALSGEQQTQSSLDLVKQCTQLDEIQSAQHIALYISIDGELDTQPLIEWLWSQGKQTYLPVLHPFSAGHLLFLHYSPTTPTVLNKYGIVEPKLNQMLVKPCQQLDLILTPLVGFDSHGHRLGMGGGYYDRTLAKWFETGEGATPIGLAHDCQHVDTLPIEEWDIPLPKIVTPSKTWQWENDH; from the coding sequence ATGAAGACGCTCACACGCAGCGAATTTCGCAAACAGATCCGTATCAAACGCAATGCCTTATCTGGCGAACAACAAACTCAATCTAGTTTAGACCTAGTTAAGCAGTGCACGCAGCTTGATGAGATTCAGTCTGCTCAGCATATTGCTCTTTATATTTCGATTGATGGCGAGCTCGATACCCAGCCTTTAATTGAATGGTTATGGTCGCAAGGTAAGCAAACTTATTTACCAGTATTGCACCCCTTCTCTGCCGGACACCTGTTGTTCCTACATTACTCTCCAACCACACCCACGGTTTTAAATAAGTACGGCATTGTAGAACCCAAGCTTAATCAAATGTTGGTGAAACCTTGTCAGCAACTCGACCTTATCCTGACGCCCCTTGTCGGCTTTGACTCTCATGGTCATCGCTTGGGCATGGGGGGCGGATATTACGATCGCACCCTAGCGAAATGGTTCGAGACTGGCGAAGGCGCAACTCCAATTGGTTTGGCTCACGATTGCCAACATGTCGATACCTTACCGATTGAAGAATGGGACATTCCCTTACCTAAAATCGTGACTCCGAGTAAAACTTGGCAATGGGAAAATGACCATTAA
- the zapA gene encoding cell division protein ZapA, producing the protein MSNQAVDVEILGKLTRVNCPPGQEESLIAAAADLDNRLKEMAERTKVTNEVKLLTIAALNICYELQTKKFEANDEQNALTERMEQLTTSLSDVLSKVKHGQQ; encoded by the coding sequence ATGAGTAATCAAGCGGTAGACGTTGAAATATTAGGAAAACTGACTCGAGTGAATTGTCCACCAGGGCAAGAAGAGTCATTGATTGCAGCGGCGGCCGATCTTGATAATCGATTGAAAGAGATGGCTGAACGTACTAAGGTAACCAATGAAGTGAAGCTGCTGACTATTGCAGCTCTGAATATTTGCTACGAATTACAAACCAAGAAGTTTGAAGCAAATGATGAACAAAACGCACTGACCGAGCGAATGGAACAGCTCACGACATCGCTTTCAGATGTCCTCAGTAAAGTTAAGCACGGACAGCAATAG
- a CDS encoding LysE/ArgO family amino acid transporter, which produces MSFWVLLQGFGLGASMIIPIGAQNAYVLNQGIKRNHHLTTATICSLLDTLFISLGIFGGGAILSQNELLLTSVTLGGIAFLTVYGLLSLRSAFKARSSEESKGEILARGKRTVILGALAVTVLNPHLYLDTVVILGSIGGQFEGNDRIAFAMGTILASFVWFYSLSLGAAKLGPTLSKPNVKKGIDIAVATMMFAIAAVLTNGLVEQYW; this is translated from the coding sequence ATGAGTTTTTGGGTTTTATTACAAGGTTTTGGTCTAGGGGCAAGCATGATTATCCCTATTGGCGCTCAGAATGCGTACGTCCTAAATCAAGGGATAAAGCGCAACCACCATTTAACCACAGCGACAATCTGTAGCCTGCTCGACACTCTGTTTATCTCATTGGGTATCTTTGGTGGCGGTGCGATTCTGTCGCAAAATGAATTGCTACTTACCTCAGTGACATTAGGCGGCATCGCTTTTCTAACCGTGTATGGTTTGTTATCACTGCGCAGTGCATTTAAAGCGCGCTCAAGCGAGGAGTCAAAAGGGGAGATACTGGCTCGTGGTAAGCGCACCGTTATTTTGGGTGCCTTGGCGGTGACAGTATTAAACCCACACCTCTATTTGGATACCGTGGTGATTCTTGGGTCGATTGGCGGACAGTTTGAAGGTAACGACAGAATTGCTTTTGCTATGGGAACCATCTTGGCTTCGTTCGTTTGGTTTTACTCTTTGTCACTGGGTGCAGCCAAGCTAGGACCAACGCTATCTAAACCGAATGTTAAGAAAGGCATTGATATCGCAGTAGCAACTATGATGTTCGCAATTGCTGCTGTGCTTACCAATGGACTGGTTGAGCAATACTGGTAA